Genomic window (Solidesulfovibrio fructosivorans JJ]):
CAAACGCATCTTCATCAAGGGCAACGAGGCTATCGCCCAAGGCGCGTTGGCCGCGGGCTGCCGCTGCTACTTCGGCTACCCCATCACCCCCCAAAACGACATTCCGGAGATGCTCTCCTCGGCCATGCCCGCCGCCGGCGGACAGTTCGTCCAGGCCGAATCGGAAGTGGCCGCCGCCAACATGCTGCTCGGCGCCGCCGCCTGCGGCGTGCGGGCCATGACCACCTCGTCGAGCCCGGGCGTGTCGCTCATGCAGGAAGCCATTTCCTACATGGCCGGTTCGGAGCTGCCCGGGGTCATCGTCAACATGAACCGGGGCGGCCCCGGCCTCGGCGACATCGGCCCCTCCCAGGGCGACTATTTCCAGTCGGTCAAGGGCGGCGGCCACGGCGACTACCGCACCATGGTCCTGGCTCCGGCCACCTGCCAGGAATGCTACGACCTGACCTTCGAGGCTTTCGAGCTGGCCTACAAGTACCGCAACCCGGTGCTGCTTTTGGGCGACGCCATCGTCGGCCAGATGAAGGAGCCGGTTGTGCCCCGCGAGCCCCTCGCCGTCGATCCGGAGGAGGGCGGGGACTGGAAGCTGACCGGACGCGGCCAACGCGCGCCAAGGCTCCTCAAGTCCCTGTTCCTTGAAGACGGGGCCCTGGCCGGCCAGAACATACTGCTGCAGCGCAAGTACGAATCCATGCGCGACGAGGTGCGTTTCGAGGACTTCGAGACCAAGGACGCCGAGCTGGTGGTGGTGGCCTTCGGCTCCATCGGCCGCATCGCCAAGTCGGCCGTGCGCACGCTTCGGGCCGAAGGGCTCAAGGTCGGGCTGTTGCGCCCCATCACCCTCTATCCCTTCCCCGAGTCCGTGTTGCGGGAGCTTGCCGCCGCCGGCAAGCGCTTCCTCACCATCGAACACAATCTCGGCCAGATGGTCGACGATGTGCGCCTGGCCGTGCGCGGCCTTGCCGACAGCGCCTTTTACGGCGTCTTCCCCGGCAACCTGCCCACGCCCGACGAATTCCTGGAACCCATCCGCGCGGCCGCAAAGGGGGCCTAACCCATGTCCAGCATGCCTGAAATCAAAGAAGAACTCGTCTTCGACCGGCCGGGCGTCCTGGCCGACAAGCCTACCCACTATTGCCCCGGCTGCCAGCACGGCGTCATCCACCGCATCGTGGCCGAGTGCCTGGAAGAGTTCGGTTTGGTGGAAAAGACCATCGCCGTAAGCTCCATCGGCTGCTCGGTGTTTCTCTACAACTACCTCATGGTCGACACCGTCGAGGCCCCTCACGGGCGCGCCCCGGCCGAGGCCACCGGCGTCAAGCGCGCCCGGCCCGAGGCCTTCGTCTTCGCCTACCAGGGCGACGGCGACCTGGCCTCCATCGGCCTGGCCGAGATCATGCACGCCGCCAACCGCGGCGAGAAGCTCACCATCATATTCGTCAACAACACGGTCTACGGCATGACCGGCGGCCAGATGGCCCCCACCACCATGATCGGCCAGAAGACCACCAC
Coding sequences:
- a CDS encoding 3-methyl-2-oxobutanoate dehydrogenase subunit VorB, coding for MSGKRIFIKGNEAIAQGALAAGCRCYFGYPITPQNDIPEMLSSAMPAAGGQFVQAESEVAAANMLLGAAACGVRAMTTSSSPGVSLMQEAISYMAGSELPGVIVNMNRGGPGLGDIGPSQGDYFQSVKGGGHGDYRTMVLAPATCQECYDLTFEAFELAYKYRNPVLLLGDAIVGQMKEPVVPREPLAVDPEEGGDWKLTGRGQRAPRLLKSLFLEDGALAGQNILLQRKYESMRDEVRFEDFETKDAELVVVAFGSIGRIAKSAVRTLRAEGLKVGLLRPITLYPFPESVLRELAAAGKRFLTIEHNLGQMVDDVRLAVRGLADSAFYGVFPGNLPTPDEFLEPIRAAAKGA
- a CDS encoding thiamine pyrophosphate-dependent enzyme; translation: MSSMPEIKEELVFDRPGVLADKPTHYCPGCQHGVIHRIVAECLEEFGLVEKTIAVSSIGCSVFLYNYLMVDTVEAPHGRAPAEATGVKRARPEAFVFAYQGDGDLASIGLAEIMHAANRGEKLTIIFVNNTVYGMTGGQMAPTTMIGQKTTTCPAGRCAEREGGPMRMAEIIAGLDGVAYSARVAVNSIKNLTQAKRAVRRAFETQLHGDGFGFVEFLATCPTNWRMTPVAANERVAKVMIPGFPLGVYKDAAKED